The following is a genomic window from Streptomyces lincolnensis.
CACGAGGAAGTCCGCGTACGCCCGGCGCCAGTCGCCGCTCGCGCAGCTCGCGCCCGAGAGCCCGCACAGGGTCCCGCCGTTGGCGTCGGTGCCGTTGGTCTTCATATAGCCGGGAGCCGTCCACGCGTCGGCGTAGAAGCGGTTGACGCCGTACGCCTTGGCCTGCTGGGCGAGCCACACCTGGCCCTTGTCCTGGCGGTCCCAGACGTACTTGGGGGTGGCGTTGGGGCCGCCGGGGTCGGTGGGCTGGATTCCGGAGTCGATACCGAGGCGCAGGATGCTCATACCGGCGCCGGTGGTGCGGTCGAGCAGCAGGTCGAGGAGTTCGCGCTGCTTCTGCGCGGGCAGTCCCTGCGAGCGGCGCATGATGTCGGCCCGTCCGAAGTGCTCGGAGAATCCGAAGCCGTCGATGGGCTGGTGGGTGGTCGAGCCGTTGATGGTGGCCGTGGTGGCGGCCCAGGCGTTCGGTGTGCCCGCCGCGGTGAAACCGGCCGCGGTCAGGAGGACGGACAGGCCTGTGACCGTCCATTTTCTACGTCTGCTTGTCATGATCCGCCTCATCGTGGGAGCGCTCCCAAACTCACAGCGGAACGTAGAGCGATGTCCAGGACACGTCAACCCCTCGCGTACCGCACGGCACACGAGGGGTCGAGGAGCGCGCTCAGCAGGCGGACTTGCCCGCGTGGATCGCGAGGGCGGTGTCGGCGCCGAGGGTGGCGGTGAACCGGCCGTCGGCGTTCACGGTCACGCTGGTGTTGTTCTGCACGTTGCAGTACGTCCCGGCGGGCAGGGAGGTCTGGTACGTACGGCTCAGCGGGCCCGACTCGTGGTTGATGGCCACGAAGCCCTTGCCGCCCCGGCCGAAGGCGATGGCGTCCGCTCCGTTGTCCCACCAGTCGGTGACCGCCGCGCCGCGGGTGGCGTTGCGGAAGGCGACCATGGACCTGATCTCGGGCCAGTTGTGCTGGCACTTCCAGCCGTCCTGCCAACAGGCGTTCACCTGGCCGCCGTTGGGCGGTCCGGCGTCGTGGTCGGTGAACTCGTAGCCGGAGTTGATGTCGGGGGCGCCGTACGGATGGGCGAGCATGAAGACGTTGGCGAGGGTGTAGTCGGCGCCGTCCTTGTAGTTCAAGGTGCTGCCGTTGCGCTCGGTGTCGTGGTTGTCGACGAAGACGCCGGCGACCGAGCCGCTCATGTACCCCCAGCCCTCGCCGTAGTTCTTCAGGTAGGCGAGGTTCTCGTCGGTGAGGACGCGCTTGAGGTCGTAGGCGTAGCGGAACTCCTGGACGTCGCCGTTGCCCGTGTACTCGGTGGGCTGGACGGCCTCGCCGCTGCCGAAGATGACCTCCTGCTTCCAGTACGCCGACGGGTTGGCGAGCCGGGACCTGATGTTCGCCAGGTCGGCGGTGTCGATGTGCTTGGCCGCGTCGATGCGGAAGCCGTCGACGCCGAGGGAGAGCAGGTCGTTCATATAGCCGGCGACGGCCCCCCGGACGTACTCCTCACCGGTGTCCAGGTCGGCGAGGCCCACCAGTTCGCAGTGCTGGACGTTCCAGCGGTCCTGGTAGTTCGTGATCCGGGAGGTGCAGTCGTCGAAGTCGGGGGACGAGTACAGGCCGGGGTAGGTGTACTTCGTGTACGAGGATCCGCCGGTCCCGGTGCCGCTGCCCGCGGACATGTGGTTGACGACGGTGTCGACGACGACCTTCACCCCGGCCGCGTGACACGTGTCGACCATGTTCCGGAAGGCCGTACGGTCACCGAGCCGGCCGGCGATCCGGTAGCTGACCGGCTGGTAGGAGGTCCACCACTGCGAGCCCTGGATGTGCTCGGCGGGCGGGGAGACCTGGACGTATCCGTAGCCGGCCGGGCCGAGGGTGTTGGTGCATTCCCGGGCGACGGAGGCGAAGTTCCACTCGAAGAGGACGGCGGTGACGTCCTTGGTGCCGGGTGGGGCGGCTTGGGCGGTACCGGGGGCCAGAACGGCCGCCGCGGCGGCGAGCGCGGTGGCCACGGAGGTGGCGGTCGCGGACCATCTCGATATCACGTGGGGGCTCCTTGCGTGACGGCCGGGCGTCTTTGCCCGGCGCCGGCGTGAACGTATCGCCGCCGCAAGGTTTACAGCAAGAGCCATGAAAGTAACGGAAAGAACTTTCACACGGTGCCCTGACATGCGTCTGGCGTCGGAGGCCCGCGACGGGCCTCCGACGCCAGACGGTCCGTCAGGCCGTGGTCCACCACACCGTGGTGTCCGACGGGACCTTCGCCTCGCCGTCCGCCTCGGTGATCTCGCCGCTGGTGAGGAGCACGCGGCCGTGGACCGGGGTCGTCACCGACTCACCGCTCGTGTTGGTCACGCAGACGAA
Proteins encoded in this region:
- a CDS encoding alpha-amylase is translated as MISRWSATATSVATALAAAAAVLAPGTAQAAPPGTKDVTAVLFEWNFASVARECTNTLGPAGYGYVQVSPPAEHIQGSQWWTSYQPVSYRIAGRLGDRTAFRNMVDTCHAAGVKVVVDTVVNHMSAGSGTGTGGSSYTKYTYPGLYSSPDFDDCTSRITNYQDRWNVQHCELVGLADLDTGEEYVRGAVAGYMNDLLSLGVDGFRIDAAKHIDTADLANIRSRLANPSAYWKQEVIFGSGEAVQPTEYTGNGDVQEFRYAYDLKRVLTDENLAYLKNYGEGWGYMSGSVAGVFVDNHDTERNGSTLNYKDGADYTLANVFMLAHPYGAPDINSGYEFTDHDAGPPNGGQVNACWQDGWKCQHNWPEIRSMVAFRNATRGAAVTDWWDNGADAIAFGRGGKGFVAINHESGPLSRTYQTSLPAGTYCNVQNNTSVTVNADGRFTATLGADTALAIHAGKSAC